In the genome of Hydractinia symbiolongicarpus strain clone_291-10 chromosome 5, HSymV2.1, whole genome shotgun sequence, one region contains:
- the LOC130646002 gene encoding uncharacterized protein LOC130646002 has product MESLDDLVKLYFKRCYSYREILYTLRHVHNISTSIRTLHRTHRRLNLYRKGHVSDTKDLIEFVREELNGSGSCVSYRQMHHRCVNNGLRVNRSSVAAAMSVIDPEGVECRRRKYLRRRMYFSRGPNWVWHIDGYDKLKPYGFSIHSAIDGFSRKIIWLAISRSNKEPRFVCSLYLNHVSQVNRVPRMVVADLGTQNIYVAAAQRFLRRKHTDSSSAFNSFKYGKSTSNQRIEALWSHLRRGCTNWWMNYFKDLIEVEKYNSASPIQRECLFFYDGLNSDLKEFKQSWNGHRSDVLYHTPSFSDPSIQTYEQNVDYNDLNLLQTTFQYETVTKHICTVEFFELASILMVENSLVPAKNAEEALCLHETLLRLIDAV; this is encoded by the coding sequence ATGGAAAGCCTGGATGATTTGGTGAAACTTTATTTCAAACGTTGTTATTCCTATCGAGAAATTTTGTATACTTTACGTCATGTACACAATATTTCAACAAGCATAAGAACGCTTCACAGGACTCATAGGAGGTTGAATTTGTATAGAAAAGGGCATGTCTCGGATACAAAAGATTTGATAGAGTTTGTGAGAGAGGAATTAAACGGATCAGGCTCTTGTGTGAGTTATCGACAAATGCATCATCGATGTGTCAATAACGGTTTGAGGGTGAACAGAAGCTCCGTTGCTGCGGCCATGTCGGTCATTGACCCGGAAGGTGTGGAATGTAGAAGACGAAAGTACTTACGGCGCAGGATGTATTTTTCACGTGGCCCAAACTGGGTCTGGCATATTGATGGCTATGATAAGCTGAAGCCGTATGGTTTTTCTATCCACAGTGCAATAGACGGCTTCAGCCGTAAAATCATTTGGTTAGCTATCTCACGATCGAATAAGGAACCGCGGTTTGTTTGCTCGTTATATCTTAACCATGTATCGCAAGTCAACAGAGTACCGAGGATGGTTGTCGCAGACCTCGGTACACAAAATATATATGTTGCTGCTGCACAAAGATTTCTAAGAAGAAAACACACAGATTCCTCATCTGCATTTAATAGCTTCAAGTACGGAAAATCTACAAGCAACCAAAGAATTGAAGCTTTATGGTCTCACTTGAGGCGTGGCTGTACCAATTGGTGGATGAACTATTTTAAGGATCTCATCGAAGTAGAAAAATACAACAGTGCAAGCCCAATTCAAAGGGAGTGTCTTTTTTTTTATGATGGTTTGAATTCAGACTTAAAAGAGTTTAAACAGAGTTGGAATGGACATCGATCAGACGTGTTGTATCATACACCATCGTTTTCTGATCCTTCAATCCAAACTTACGAACAAAATGTTGATTATAACGATCTCAACCTACTTCAAACAACATTTCAATATGAGACAGTTACTAAGCACATTTGTACTGTGGAATTTTTTGAATTGGCTAGCATACTTATGGTTGAAAATAGTTTAGTTCCAGCAAAGAATGCAGAAGAAGCGCTATGCTTGCATGAAACATTATTGAGATTAATAGATGCGGTATAA